The following are from one region of the Quercus robur chromosome 1, dhQueRobu3.1, whole genome shotgun sequence genome:
- the LOC126721593 gene encoding uncharacterized protein LOC126721593 isoform X2: MPIHQTLHRVSTKVKKFISNQQQLIRVLGSQTQNPCNPIYTNTFEKLATDYKSKKKQKDFRHHPHHLLNLWSPFKLKTQSVSVALLMGLLGMVYQGKKQPPSPPTPSETGSPEDSPVVSSRFKLKDGRYLAYRERGVPKDKAKFKIIVVHGLGSSKEMNFLAPQELIDELGIYFLLFDRAGYGESDADPKHSVKSEAFDIQELADHLQIGSKFYVIGVSMGSYSIWSCLKYIPDRLAGVSFVVPVVNYWWRSLPDRVVKDDYRKKLVRWSMWFANHAPGLLHWWVNQKWLPSTSVLERNPMFFNDRDIDVLKTISGFPMLTQDKLRERSVFDTLRRDFMLAFGKWEFDPLDLCNPYPQNESTVHIWQGLEDKVVPVQLQRFVSGKLPWIRYHEVPNGGHLIVHYDGICEAILRSLLLGEEQVSFRPNTAKIIP; this comes from the exons ATGCCCATTCATCAAACCCTTCACAGGGTGTCCactaaagttaaaaaatttataagtaatCAACAACAACTTATTAGAGTTTTGGGTAGTCAAACTCAAAATCCTTGCAACCCAATATACACTAATACCTTTGAAAAGCTAGCTACCGACTACAagtcaaaaaagaaacaaaaggattTCAgacatcatcctcatcatctgCTAAACCTTTGGAGTCCCTTCAAACTCAAAACACAATCCGTGTCAG TTGCCTTGTTGATGGGTCTTCTAGGAATGGtttatcaaggaaaaaaacaacCTCCTTCTCCTCCCACTCCTTCAGAGACTGGTTCCCCAGAAGATTCTCCTGTGGTTTCTTCAAGATTCAAACTCAAAGATGGGAGGTACCTGGCTTACAGGGAGAGAGGTGTGCCCAAGGACAAAGCTAAATTCAAGATCATTGTTGTCCACGGCTTAGGGAGCTCCAAAGAGATGAATTTTCTGGCACCTCAA GAACTAATAGATGAGTTGGGGATATATTTTCTGCTATTTGATCGTGCGGGATATGGAGAAAGTGATGCAGACCCAAAGCACTCAGTAAAGAGTGAAGCATTTGACATTCAAGAACTTGCTGATCATTTACAGATAGGATCCAAGTTTTATGTGATTGGAGTCTCAATGGGATCCTACTCCATATGGAGTTGCCTCAAATACATACCAGACAG GCTAGCAGGTGTGTCTTTTGTAGTCCCGGTTGTGAATTACTGGTGGCGTTCTCTACCTGATAGAGTGGTAAAGGATGACTACAGGAAGAAACTTGTGAGGTGGTCAATGTGGTTTGCAAATCATGCTCCTGGACTACTACACTGGTGGGTGAATCAAAAATGGCTCCCTTCAACTTCTGTCTTGGAAAGAAACCCGATGTTCTTCAATGACCGAGACATAGATGTTTTGAAGACTATATCAGGATTCCCAATGCTCACCCAG GATAAGTTACGGGAGAGAAGTGTTTTTGATACTCTCCGTCGTGACTTTATGCTGGCTTTTGGCAAATGGGAATTTGACCCTTTGGATCTGTGCAATCCATACCCTCAAAATGAAAGCACTGTGCACATATGGCAAGGTTTAGAAGATAAGGTTGTGCCTGTTCAGCTTCAAAGATTTGTTTCTGGGAAGCTACCCTGGATTCGGTATCATGAAGTTCCAAATGGTGGACATTTGATAGTGCATTATGATGGTATATGCGAAGCCATTTTAAGGTCGCTTTTGCTTGGAGAAGAACAAGTTTCATTTAGACCTAATACAGCCAAAATCATACCTTGA
- the LOC126721593 gene encoding uncharacterized protein LOC126721593 isoform X1: MPIHQTLHRVSTKVKKFISNQQQLIRVLGSQTQNPCNPIYTNTFEKLATDYKSKKKQKDFRHHPHHLLNLWSPFKLKTQSVSAVALLMGLLGMVYQGKKQPPSPPTPSETGSPEDSPVVSSRFKLKDGRYLAYRERGVPKDKAKFKIIVVHGLGSSKEMNFLAPQELIDELGIYFLLFDRAGYGESDADPKHSVKSEAFDIQELADHLQIGSKFYVIGVSMGSYSIWSCLKYIPDRLAGVSFVVPVVNYWWRSLPDRVVKDDYRKKLVRWSMWFANHAPGLLHWWVNQKWLPSTSVLERNPMFFNDRDIDVLKTISGFPMLTQDKLRERSVFDTLRRDFMLAFGKWEFDPLDLCNPYPQNESTVHIWQGLEDKVVPVQLQRFVSGKLPWIRYHEVPNGGHLIVHYDGICEAILRSLLLGEEQVSFRPNTAKIIP, encoded by the exons ATGCCCATTCATCAAACCCTTCACAGGGTGTCCactaaagttaaaaaatttataagtaatCAACAACAACTTATTAGAGTTTTGGGTAGTCAAACTCAAAATCCTTGCAACCCAATATACACTAATACCTTTGAAAAGCTAGCTACCGACTACAagtcaaaaaagaaacaaaaggattTCAgacatcatcctcatcatctgCTAAACCTTTGGAGTCCCTTCAAACTCAAAACACAATCCGTGTCAG CAGTTGCCTTGTTGATGGGTCTTCTAGGAATGGtttatcaaggaaaaaaacaacCTCCTTCTCCTCCCACTCCTTCAGAGACTGGTTCCCCAGAAGATTCTCCTGTGGTTTCTTCAAGATTCAAACTCAAAGATGGGAGGTACCTGGCTTACAGGGAGAGAGGTGTGCCCAAGGACAAAGCTAAATTCAAGATCATTGTTGTCCACGGCTTAGGGAGCTCCAAAGAGATGAATTTTCTGGCACCTCAA GAACTAATAGATGAGTTGGGGATATATTTTCTGCTATTTGATCGTGCGGGATATGGAGAAAGTGATGCAGACCCAAAGCACTCAGTAAAGAGTGAAGCATTTGACATTCAAGAACTTGCTGATCATTTACAGATAGGATCCAAGTTTTATGTGATTGGAGTCTCAATGGGATCCTACTCCATATGGAGTTGCCTCAAATACATACCAGACAG GCTAGCAGGTGTGTCTTTTGTAGTCCCGGTTGTGAATTACTGGTGGCGTTCTCTACCTGATAGAGTGGTAAAGGATGACTACAGGAAGAAACTTGTGAGGTGGTCAATGTGGTTTGCAAATCATGCTCCTGGACTACTACACTGGTGGGTGAATCAAAAATGGCTCCCTTCAACTTCTGTCTTGGAAAGAAACCCGATGTTCTTCAATGACCGAGACATAGATGTTTTGAAGACTATATCAGGATTCCCAATGCTCACCCAG GATAAGTTACGGGAGAGAAGTGTTTTTGATACTCTCCGTCGTGACTTTATGCTGGCTTTTGGCAAATGGGAATTTGACCCTTTGGATCTGTGCAATCCATACCCTCAAAATGAAAGCACTGTGCACATATGGCAAGGTTTAGAAGATAAGGTTGTGCCTGTTCAGCTTCAAAGATTTGTTTCTGGGAAGCTACCCTGGATTCGGTATCATGAAGTTCCAAATGGTGGACATTTGATAGTGCATTATGATGGTATATGCGAAGCCATTTTAAGGTCGCTTTTGCTTGGAGAAGAACAAGTTTCATTTAGACCTAATACAGCCAAAATCATACCTTGA
- the LOC126721593 gene encoding uncharacterized protein LOC126721593 isoform X3, with product MGSYSIWSCLKYIPDRLAGVSFVVPVVNYWWRSLPDRVVKDDYRKKLVRWSMWFANHAPGLLHWWVNQKWLPSTSVLERNPMFFNDRDIDVLKTISGFPMLTQDKLRERSVFDTLRRDFMLAFGKWEFDPLDLCNPYPQNESTVHIWQGLEDKVVPVQLQRFVSGKLPWIRYHEVPNGGHLIVHYDGICEAILRSLLLGEEQVSFRPNTAKIIP from the exons ATGGGATCCTACTCCATATGGAGTTGCCTCAAATACATACCAGACAG GCTAGCAGGTGTGTCTTTTGTAGTCCCGGTTGTGAATTACTGGTGGCGTTCTCTACCTGATAGAGTGGTAAAGGATGACTACAGGAAGAAACTTGTGAGGTGGTCAATGTGGTTTGCAAATCATGCTCCTGGACTACTACACTGGTGGGTGAATCAAAAATGGCTCCCTTCAACTTCTGTCTTGGAAAGAAACCCGATGTTCTTCAATGACCGAGACATAGATGTTTTGAAGACTATATCAGGATTCCCAATGCTCACCCAG GATAAGTTACGGGAGAGAAGTGTTTTTGATACTCTCCGTCGTGACTTTATGCTGGCTTTTGGCAAATGGGAATTTGACCCTTTGGATCTGTGCAATCCATACCCTCAAAATGAAAGCACTGTGCACATATGGCAAGGTTTAGAAGATAAGGTTGTGCCTGTTCAGCTTCAAAGATTTGTTTCTGGGAAGCTACCCTGGATTCGGTATCATGAAGTTCCAAATGGTGGACATTTGATAGTGCATTATGATGGTATATGCGAAGCCATTTTAAGGTCGCTTTTGCTTGGAGAAGAACAAGTTTCATTTAGACCTAATACAGCCAAAATCATACCTTGA